A portion of the Chelmon rostratus isolate fCheRos1 chromosome 15, fCheRos1.pri, whole genome shotgun sequence genome contains these proteins:
- the LOC121618528 gene encoding psychosine receptor-like yields the protein MPTWCEHMNTTYAMENLTLATTHSCYAVYSVEKRLILFFYLSVIIIAIPSNTFSLYVSWQYIMQKNELGVYLFNLALSDLAFTIGLCLWLNFFWRGVWAYGGYVCLLSVNMVLTNYYTSDALLCCIAVNRYLAVVHPLKYTFVRKVGTAAVVSIVIWVLVLCFNATTITWEDTYYENNKFSTCFDFYLLPSDRSAWTKVARFFLAFIIPLLLVVLSTLGICEAVKSNQATEKQERKRILKLLTVILVCHVLFLGPTHIMMLLSILVQDCSNIPWLFWLEEISVAISSLNCLMDPLLYCFITEKGKANVNQVVLFFQVKKRSKDGGLV from the exons ATGCCGACCTG GTGTGAGCATATGAACACCACATATGCAATGGAAAACTTAACCCTGGCCACCACTCACTCATGTTACGCAGTTTACAGCGTAGAGAAGAGGCTGATTCTGTTTTTCTACCTGTCCGTCATCATCATTGCCATCCCGTCCAACACCTTCTCCCTCTATGTGTCCTGGCAGTACATTATGCAGAAGAACGAGCTTGGCGTGTATCTATTCAACCTGGCCCTGAGTGACCTGGCCTTCACTATCGGCCTTTGTTTGTGGCTGAACTTCTTTTGGAGAGGAGTTTGGGCCTACGGAGGCTACGTTTGTTTGCTATCCGTCAACATGGTCCTCACTAACTATTACACCAGCGAtgccctcctctgctgcattgCTGTTAACCGCTACCTGGCAGTGGTGCACCcattaaagtacacttttgtGAGGAAAGTTGGCACTGCAGCAGTGGTCAGCATTGTCATTTGGGTGCTGGTGCTCTGTTTCAATGCCACCACGATCACCTGGGAGGACACATACTATGAAAACAACAAGTTTTCAACGTGCTTTGATTTCTATCTCCTGCCATCAGACAGATCGGCTTGGACTAAGGTGGCACGCTTCTTCCTGGCTTTTATTATTCCCCTTCTCCTAGTGGTGCTTTCCACCTTGGGAATCTGTGAGGCAGTCAAATCCAACCAGGCCACAGAGAAACAAGAGCGTAAACGGATTTTGAAGCTTCTGACAGTCATCCTGGTCTGCCATGTGTTATTCTTAGGGCCTACCCACATCATGATGCTTCTCAGCATACTAGTGCAAGATTGCAGTAATATTCCATGGCTCTTTTGGCTAGAAGAGATCAGTGTAGCTATCTCAAGCCTCAACTGCCTCATGGACCCTCTGCTTTACTGCTTCATTACTGAAAAAGGGAAGGCAAATGTCAATCAGGTTGTTCTCTTCTTCCAGGTAAAGAAGAGAAGCAAAGATGGAGGTTTGGTATAA